The genomic window CAGTTGTAGGAATTAGCTCATACCCCTTGGACCCGTTTGAGGATCTCCCCGTAGGCTTCAATCACTCCACCAAGGTCCTGGCGGAAGCGATCCTTATCCAGGATGCGGGCCTGGGGATCGCTATTTCGATGGTCCCAAAGCCTGCAGGTATCAGGACTGATTTCATCCGCCACCAGCAGAGTGCCTGCACTGTTGAGTCCAAGTTCGAGCTTGAAGTCCACCAACAACAGGTCCAAGCTCTCAAAAAATGACAGCAACAGCTGATTCACCCGACGGGCCAACTGTTCGATCTCTAAACGCTGCTGCGAACTGATTAATCCAAGCAGCTGCAGCCTTGATTCGCTCAGCAGGGGATCTCCCAAATTGTCGTCCTTGTAGTAGAGGTCCAACAAAGCGGGCGAAAGCTCAGTACCGGCCGCAATAGGCGTTTGTTGACAAAGCGATCCAGTCGCCACGTTGCGAATCACAACCTCCAGGGGAATCACATCAACATGCTGAACAAGCATCCAGGTTTCGGAAACCAGGTCGAGGTAGTGGGTGGGCACACCCTCGCGCTCAAGCATCTCGAACAGTCGTGCCGAGATCTGACAATTCAGTCGCCCCTTGCCCTCGAGTTCAGCCCTTTTGAGTGCATTAAACGCCGTGGCGTCATTCTTGAACTCCACCAACACACGATCGGGCTGATCCGCAGCGAAGACCCTTTTGGCCTTGCCCTCATAGAGCAGAGGGCCGTGATCTGGCGTCATTTGAATTCTGATGGAACTGAAACAGGAGGCGCACTTTGATGCGCTTCAACAGCAGCATGGCCGCCAGGCTGACGCGGCGAGCGCAGCTCTTGCTCTAGCAGAGTTGCAGCATCCTGCTGATCTAGATCCCCCCGAACCAACTCCCACAGGGTGTAACGGTCGTCGAGGCGATTAGCGAGACGTTCTAGACGCTGTCGGGGCCTTAAGCCGTCACCACCCGCTGCTAAATCGAACTTCAATTGCAATCGCAGCAAGTCTTCTGCCAGCCCCCAAGCTTGATCTGCAGCCGCCTGGTCAAGAGCTGATTCCAACAGTGTTGAGTGCTGATCGTTGCCTAAACCCTGAAGCAACTCAGCTGCCAGAGCAAGACGACGGGCCCCCAATGCGCCACGCTCACGGCCAGCAAACAGCACCATGACCGCCTCAGCCGAACGATCCAGGGAAAGCTCATGCTCCACCAAAAGATCAAGAGCAGCGCGGGTCAGCGGCAGGCCATCATCTCCATAGCCAACGGTGAGCTGCTCAAAATTCAAGGCCGTGAGATCGCCATTTGCAAGGCGGCGCAGAGCAAGGGCCGCCTGAGCATGATCCAAAGATGCGTTGGCCGCCTGCCAGGAGAGCCGTAACCAAGCCCGACGCTGACTGCCTGGTGCTGGGCTGATACGACTGAGCACCGTCTGCGTGCTAG from Prochlorococcus marinus str. MIT 9313 includes these protein-coding regions:
- the purC gene encoding phosphoribosylaminoimidazolesuccinocarboxamide synthase; this translates as MTPDHGPLLYEGKAKRVFAADQPDRVLVEFKNDATAFNALKRAELEGKGRLNCQISARLFEMLEREGVPTHYLDLVSETWMLVQHVDVIPLEVVIRNVATGSLCQQTPIAAGTELSPALLDLYYKDDNLGDPLLSESRLQLLGLISSQQRLEIEQLARRVNQLLLSFFESLDLLLVDFKLELGLNSAGTLLVADEISPDTCRLWDHRNSDPQARILDKDRFRQDLGGVIEAYGEILKRVQGV